One Leptospira wolbachii serovar Codice str. CDC genomic region harbors:
- a CDS encoding multicopper oxidase domain-containing protein, whose amino-acid sequence MDRKSFLTTLGFGVMGFVGSLFGSIKFNSRNSEEICGPSDPSVATNFGVVTTPTVSDDYQNSIGAGGSLRGTNTYGSMAHPPFFIKEEYTERFYYPPNYRNTNQKVKDFNLNLFPLSMNIAHKINYPAWTFDGLVPGPVLRANLGDTLRIHVKNSSPDPHSLHFHGTHDPLEDGWEPIPAFGERTYQIEAGPIGLHPYHCHVPPLMLHTAKGLYGALLVDPPTKRKPAHEFVLTFSGWDTKGKGKNDYYTWNGIAGIYDRYPMKVPVGERVRFYIQNMMEREPIITFHLHAQTFDIIRSLGSIVPDGHSDVVTIGQTERVVIEFVLKKKGRYMFHPHQTHMAENGGMGWIVAV is encoded by the coding sequence CTGGGATTTGGAGTTATGGGATTTGTTGGATCGCTTTTTGGGTCTATTAAATTCAATTCGCGTAACTCTGAGGAAATTTGTGGCCCTTCTGATCCTTCTGTAGCAACTAACTTTGGAGTGGTGACTACTCCCACCGTCAGCGACGATTATCAAAATTCGATTGGAGCTGGTGGGAGTTTACGGGGTACGAATACTTATGGAAGTATGGCTCATCCACCTTTTTTTATTAAAGAGGAATACACCGAAAGGTTTTACTATCCACCTAACTATAGAAACACGAATCAGAAAGTAAAAGATTTTAATTTAAATCTTTTTCCCTTGAGTATGAATATTGCTCATAAGATAAACTATCCCGCATGGACCTTTGATGGGCTCGTTCCTGGTCCGGTTCTTCGGGCTAATTTGGGAGACACTCTTCGCATCCACGTCAAAAATTCTAGTCCGGATCCTCATTCTTTGCACTTTCATGGAACCCATGACCCGTTGGAAGATGGATGGGAGCCGATTCCGGCCTTCGGAGAAAGAACTTATCAGATTGAAGCAGGTCCTATTGGACTTCATCCTTACCATTGCCATGTTCCACCACTCATGCTACATACCGCCAAAGGGTTGTATGGTGCTTTGCTTGTAGATCCACCTACCAAAAGAAAACCTGCTCATGAATTTGTTCTCACATTTTCGGGATGGGATACCAAAGGAAAGGGTAAAAACGATTACTATACATGGAATGGAATAGCTGGAATTTATGATCGTTATCCTATGAAAGTTCCCGTAGGAGAAAGGGTTCGATTCTACATTCAAAATATGATGGAAAGAGAACCAATCATTACCTTCCACTTACATGCTCAAACCTTTGATATCATTCGAAGTTTGGGAAGTATCGTTCCCGATGGACATTCTGATGTTGTGACGATTGGCCAAACAGAACGAGTTGTGATTGAGTTTGTGCTTAAGAAAAAAGGTCGGTATATGTTCCATCCGCACCAAACTCATATGGCTGAAAATGGAGGAATGGGTTGGATCGTAGCCGTATAA
- a CDS encoding SCO family protein — translation MDRSRITLVCVLLVFSFFSFCKSKEDTIKEEWKHLSFVKPDGNLLEPKFWSEKKSVLYFGFSHCPDMCPLALTNFGRASLILGEKSNRFRFIFVTLDPERDSPTTLKNYIQNFPGKNLTALSPNAESLSKLTDLFGIVREKVGEGKTYRIDHSNFIYVLDEDLNTLANFPGGVSANALATKLRELAEL, via the coding sequence TTGGATCGTAGCCGTATAACGCTCGTATGTGTATTATTAGTCTTTAGTTTTTTTTCTTTTTGTAAATCGAAAGAAGATACAATCAAAGAAGAGTGGAAACATCTTTCCTTTGTAAAACCTGATGGAAATTTGCTCGAACCAAAGTTTTGGTCTGAAAAAAAATCAGTTTTATACTTTGGATTTTCCCATTGTCCGGATATGTGTCCGTTAGCGTTGACCAATTTTGGTAGGGCCTCATTGATACTCGGGGAAAAGTCGAATCGGTTTCGATTTATTTTTGTGACACTGGATCCTGAGAGGGATTCTCCTACGACTTTGAAAAACTATATACAGAATTTTCCTGGAAAGAATTTAACAGCACTTTCTCCCAATGCAGAGTCTCTAAGCAAACTTACGGATCTATTTGGAATTGTCAGAGAAAAAGTGGGTGAAGGGAAAACCTATAGAATTGATCATTCTAATTTTATTTATGTATTGGATGAAGATCTTAATACGCTCGCAAATTTTCCTGGCGGAGTTTCTGCAAATGCTCTGGCAACAAAACTTAGAGAACTTGCGGAACTCTAG
- a CDS encoding sensor histidine kinase yields the protein METYWSRFLERPTLSICLLSLVITVSLTSYAYSILKPADSSISEYYLTENTEYFVGDIPTDDNGKIDFQKMHKVYWESTSGWINDTELQRITDSEFIWLRSKAFPNHKENEDLFFLLEHGGLNLEIFNEYGDSIFKYGNFLEQEKLPNIFQSKFAWIKIPNDTSEYYYLRLYHKRGILFIISIVENLVGKQIALYREVALKNLTPIFFHSFFLMIGIICALVYFIEYKKQYNILLDFSAFSLCFGLLGLTSNVFIRYLFTNSETLFILTTISSNFVFIPMLSGVRRLFGSGSYRVLDILIYIDVLICTLTTILVFSLPFFDVSHTLLISSRSFFILFNLFNILGPIYITYEAWKKGNPDAFGHFIGFSVTLFLVILEIFLAIKSNDNSTNKVVLWGVLFGVISQGFALERTIFANRQKAQLYKEDLLKAEKSLKESQLKTLQTKMSPHYLFNSLNTIHALHKIKPELIGDAILSLANNYRFISDRTDRDWIPFEEEWNFLEDYLHLQKLRFYDTIQIDFKKSGDFSSVILPPLLLQPIIENSFKHGFRGSADEQFQLFIHAKMIRDSVFSFVVYDNGIGIPDDLLSDKGKLLERSLGNIKERLKNLYSEFSFEVTRNYPEGARTEIEIILTSRVPQVL from the coding sequence ATGGAAACCTATTGGAGCAGATTTTTAGAAAGGCCAACTCTATCCATCTGCCTCCTCTCTCTCGTCATAACAGTTTCATTAACTTCGTATGCTTATTCCATTTTAAAACCAGCTGACAGTTCAATCTCCGAATACTATCTAACAGAAAATACAGAATACTTTGTTGGTGACATACCGACAGATGATAATGGCAAAATTGATTTTCAAAAAATGCACAAAGTATATTGGGAATCAACTTCGGGTTGGATCAATGATACAGAACTCCAACGAATCACAGATTCAGAATTCATCTGGTTACGTTCTAAAGCCTTTCCGAATCACAAAGAAAACGAAGATTTATTTTTTTTATTAGAACATGGTGGGTTAAATCTAGAAATATTTAACGAATACGGTGATTCTATATTTAAATACGGGAATTTTTTGGAACAGGAAAAGTTACCTAACATATTCCAATCAAAGTTTGCATGGATTAAAATTCCCAACGATACTTCAGAATACTACTACTTAAGATTATATCACAAAAGAGGGATTCTCTTTATAATCTCGATAGTCGAAAATTTAGTCGGAAAACAAATAGCCTTGTACCGTGAGGTCGCATTAAAAAACCTGACTCCCATTTTCTTTCATTCCTTCTTTTTGATGATCGGAATCATTTGTGCTCTTGTTTATTTTATTGAATACAAAAAGCAATACAATATCCTCTTAGATTTTTCGGCATTTTCCTTATGTTTTGGATTGTTAGGACTTACATCCAATGTATTCATTCGTTATTTATTTACCAATTCGGAAACTTTATTTATACTAACGACGATATCATCTAACTTTGTTTTTATCCCTATGTTATCAGGCGTTCGTCGCCTTTTTGGGAGTGGAAGTTATAGAGTTCTCGATATATTAATTTATATAGATGTATTGATTTGTACGTTGACTACCATTTTAGTTTTTTCCCTTCCATTCTTTGATGTATCACATACGCTACTTATCAGTAGCAGAAGTTTTTTTATCCTATTCAACCTCTTCAATATACTTGGACCAATTTATATTACCTATGAAGCTTGGAAAAAAGGAAACCCTGATGCGTTTGGACATTTTATAGGTTTTAGTGTCACACTCTTCCTTGTAATTTTAGAAATTTTCCTAGCAATCAAATCAAATGATAACTCCACAAACAAAGTCGTTCTTTGGGGTGTTTTATTTGGCGTAATCTCTCAAGGTTTTGCTTTAGAGCGTACGATATTCGCAAACCGGCAAAAGGCACAATTGTACAAAGAAGATTTATTAAAAGCAGAAAAGTCGCTGAAAGAAAGCCAACTCAAAACCTTACAAACAAAGATGAGTCCACACTATTTATTCAATTCTCTAAATACTATCCACGCTCTGCATAAAATTAAACCAGAGTTAATTGGCGATGCTATTTTGAGTCTTGCAAATAATTATAGATTCATTTCAGACAGAACTGATAGAGATTGGATTCCCTTCGAAGAAGAATGGAATTTTTTAGAGGATTATCTCCATCTACAAAAACTTAGGTTTTACGATACAATCCAAATTGATTTTAAAAAATCTGGCGACTTTTCTTCGGTCATACTACCACCACTCCTCCTTCAACCCATCATAGAAAATTCTTTTAAACATGGATTTCGTGGGTCGGCGGACGAACAGTTCCAATTATTCATTCATGCAAAAATGATACGTGATTCTGTTTTTAGTTTTGTTGTCTACGACAATGGGATTGGTATTCCAGACGACTTACTTTCCGATAAAGGAAAACTATTAGAACGATCTTTAGGAAATATAAAAGAACGATTAAAAAATCTTTATTCCGAGTTTAGTTTCGAAGTGACTAGAAATTATCCTGAAGGTGCGAGAACAGAAATCGAAATTATACTCACTTCTAGAGTTCCGCAAGTTCTCTAA
- a CDS encoding energy transducer TonB: MNRLAELLVSFKKSIKQNKERLFHICLIGSLFVHTATYAGYKISQLHGDEVIEESNFEDVDVSFEEIPPELIGGTSSPAPIEKQEWVEGSNKDKADEPDNSDINPNQLSGNGTDKDGYLFSFNGDKMPTAIIDFDLKEYFPPQAKAANIVEKQVVLLVQVNEDGSLQSAKIVSGRAGYGFEEAAMKLIKRVRFSPGYVQGHPKKMAHRLPILFSLED, from the coding sequence ATGAATCGCCTTGCGGAATTATTGGTATCATTCAAAAAATCGATTAAACAAAACAAAGAACGTTTGTTCCACATTTGTTTGATTGGGAGTTTGTTTGTCCATACCGCTACTTACGCTGGTTATAAGATTAGTCAACTGCATGGTGATGAGGTGATCGAAGAATCAAACTTCGAAGATGTGGATGTCAGTTTTGAAGAAATCCCTCCTGAGCTTATTGGTGGTACTTCTTCTCCCGCACCGATAGAAAAACAAGAATGGGTAGAAGGAAGTAACAAAGACAAAGCCGATGAACCTGACAACTCTGACATCAACCCAAACCAACTTTCAGGCAATGGTACAGATAAGGACGGATATCTTTTCTCTTTTAACGGAGACAAAATGCCCACAGCGATCATTGACTTTGATTTAAAAGAATACTTTCCTCCGCAAGCAAAGGCTGCCAATATTGTTGAAAAACAAGTTGTTTTACTTGTGCAAGTAAATGAAGACGGGAGTTTACAATCGGCAAAAATTGTTTCCGGTCGAGCTGGATATGGATTTGAAGAAGCTGCCATGAAACTCATCAAACGAGTTCGGTTTAGTCCAGGTTATGTGCAGGGACATCCTAAAAAAATGGCACATAGATTACCTATTTTGTTTTCGTTAGAAGACTAA
- a CDS encoding ExbD/TolR family protein, whose protein sequence is MAGASGSQDEEIGSINITPMVDVILVLLVIFMVTANFLKKESLNINLPKVQAADPNVAESVQVAITKTGAILLEGKDTDISGLVRNLEREAKIRPNMRLTLSADESLPYGKITELMGIIRKAGVTKIALSVKK, encoded by the coding sequence ATGGCTGGAGCATCAGGTTCTCAAGACGAAGAAATCGGAAGTATTAACATCACCCCCATGGTGGATGTGATTTTAGTTCTTTTAGTAATTTTTATGGTAACGGCAAACTTCCTAAAAAAAGAAAGTTTAAATATCAATTTACCCAAAGTACAGGCAGCTGATCCGAATGTTGCAGAATCAGTGCAAGTAGCAATTACCAAAACAGGTGCCATTCTTTTGGAAGGGAAAGATACAGACATTTCTGGTCTAGTGCGAAATCTAGAAAGAGAAGCAAAGATTAGACCTAATATGCGTTTGACGCTTTCTGCAGACGAAAGTCTTCCTTATGGAAAAATTACGGAGCTGATGGGAATCATCCGAAAAGCGGGTGTTACTAAAATTGCCCTCAGTGTAAAAAAATGA
- a CDS encoding MotA/TolQ/ExbB proton channel family protein, with protein MQEYVEIGEELIFIAMAVASVIALAVFAERLIYYKKTLGKKNEDYLNEVRTSLQEEPEIHWKTDAGEESIYTRFVQFALKQLKLGRKGLDESLDGQILSEKLELEKRLPILNTLGNNAPFIGLLGTVLGVIKAFYGLGTLGSSGAEVVMRSISTALLATAAGLAVAIPVVMANNYFSRKSKVILQNMEILKKELLSYQMNKTKV; from the coding sequence ATGCAAGAGTATGTAGAAATAGGCGAAGAATTAATCTTTATTGCAATGGCAGTAGCGAGTGTGATCGCATTGGCAGTTTTTGCGGAAAGGTTAATTTATTATAAAAAAACTTTAGGTAAAAAAAACGAAGATTACTTAAACGAAGTTAGAACATCCTTACAAGAAGAACCTGAAATCCATTGGAAAACAGATGCAGGCGAAGAATCCATTTATACAAGATTTGTGCAATTTGCTCTCAAACAATTGAAATTAGGAAGAAAGGGTCTGGATGAAAGTTTAGATGGCCAGATACTATCAGAGAAATTGGAGTTGGAGAAACGTTTACCTATCTTAAATACTTTAGGAAACAATGCTCCGTTTATTGGACTACTAGGAACGGTTCTTGGCGTCATCAAAGCATTTTATGGTTTAGGGACATTGGGAAGTTCGGGTGCGGAAGTAGTCATGCGGTCCATCTCAACAGCTCTACTTGCAACGGCAGCGGGTCTTGCAGTTGCAATTCCTGTGGTTATGGCAAACAATTATTTTTCTAGAAAATCTAAAGTCATTTTACAGAATATGGAAATCCTCAAAAAAGAACTACTCTCTTATCAAATGAATAAGACAAAGGTATAA